From the genome of Bosea sp. Tri-49, one region includes:
- a CDS encoding carbohydrate ABC transporter permease yields MPKLLRSLLKLVGVLAIVAWSLVPIGLIALSSFKADRDIFSTSSTFSFMPTLANYEALWSRWGDFFFGLWNSFLVTVGATVLAVAVSLLAGFAYSRFASKGLQASAFFLIFIRLVPPIVITLPLFPVVNWLGLNDTHFVLIVLYATFFVSLGTVVMRTFIDQIPRELDEAAMMDGASQFQIIMRVILPMAAQGMLAVSVFVIVYAWNEFLFAFIFTTTKAKTAPLVISEMIGAVEGVEWGVLFAASTVQLVPVLAFVILMQKHLVAGLTAGAVKG; encoded by the coding sequence GCCTAAGCTCCTGCGCTCCCTGCTCAAGCTCGTCGGCGTCCTCGCGATCGTCGCCTGGTCGCTCGTGCCGATCGGCTTGATCGCGTTGTCGTCCTTCAAGGCCGACCGCGACATCTTCTCGACCTCCAGCACCTTCTCGTTCATGCCGACCCTGGCGAACTATGAGGCGCTCTGGAGCCGCTGGGGCGATTTCTTCTTCGGGCTGTGGAACAGCTTCCTGGTCACGGTCGGCGCCACCGTGCTCGCCGTCGCCGTCTCGCTGCTCGCCGGCTTCGCCTATTCGCGCTTCGCCTCGAAGGGCCTGCAGGCCTCGGCCTTCTTCCTGATCTTCATCCGGCTGGTCCCGCCGATCGTGATCACGCTGCCGCTCTTTCCGGTGGTGAACTGGCTCGGCCTCAACGACACGCATTTCGTGCTGATCGTGCTCTACGCCACCTTCTTCGTCTCGCTCGGGACGGTGGTGATGCGCACCTTCATCGACCAGATCCCGCGCGAGCTCGACGAGGCCGCGATGATGGACGGCGCTTCGCAGTTCCAGATCATCATGCGCGTGATCCTGCCGATGGCGGCGCAGGGCATGCTGGCGGTCTCGGTCTTCGTCATCGTCTACGCCTGGAACGAGTTCCTCTTCGCCTTCATCTTCACCACGACCAAGGCAAAGACCGCGCCGCTGGTGATCTCCGAGATGATCGGCGCCGTCGAAGGCGTCGAATGGGGCGTGCTCTTTGCCGCCTCGACCGTGCAACTCGTGCCGGTGCTCGCCTTCGTCATCCTCATGCAGAAGCACCTCGTCGCGGGCCTGACCGCCGGCGCGGTGAAAGGGTAG
- a CDS encoding DUF6772 family protein → MTQLDDMRRAIREADPQLSRFDPLPRIICLDDFDRGMCGWTQLVGNYEDSLDAMLPGYAQHSQAMLSTLPNWDFGSHGGVDGSYALKIATRPKKGAQNVAIKRLTFRKPGPIRLEAYFTFKPEATDLQLSETDIRSFGFLYDLQIGDSSGPGDRVMPHLRFLNAQDGKHLQKWQFKRKTTPIKPIGNAGKTITHYHLAPDDWEDLPGGEQRLCYNEIPTKVNWHYLRFDFDLGSMQATRFQVNDRVFAMDGFDCIRIPAMKNLWCMLNLCFFAETDTDKRAFAYLDSVCLSGEF, encoded by the coding sequence ATGACCCAGCTCGACGACATGCGCCGCGCGATTCGCGAGGCCGATCCGCAGCTCAGCCGCTTCGACCCGCTGCCCCGCATCATCTGCCTCGACGATTTCGACCGCGGCATGTGCGGCTGGACCCAGCTCGTCGGCAATTACGAGGACAGCCTCGACGCGATGCTGCCGGGCTATGCCCAGCACAGCCAAGCCATGCTCTCGACCTTACCGAACTGGGATTTCGGCTCGCATGGCGGCGTCGACGGCTCCTATGCGCTGAAGATCGCGACACGGCCGAAGAAGGGCGCGCAGAACGTCGCGATCAAGCGCCTGACCTTCCGCAAGCCGGGGCCTATCCGGCTCGAGGCCTATTTCACCTTCAAGCCCGAGGCGACCGATCTGCAGCTCTCGGAGACCGATATCCGCTCCTTCGGCTTCCTCTACGATCTCCAGATCGGCGACAGCTCAGGGCCGGGCGACCGCGTCATGCCGCATCTGCGCTTCCTCAACGCGCAAGACGGCAAGCACCTGCAGAAATGGCAGTTCAAGCGCAAGACGACGCCGATCAAGCCGATCGGCAATGCCGGCAAGACGATCACGCACTACCATCTCGCGCCCGATGACTGGGAAGACCTGCCGGGCGGCGAGCAGCGGCTCTGCTACAACGAGATCCCGACCAAGGTGAACTGGCACTATCTGCGCTTCGACTTCGACCTCGGCTCGATGCAGGCGACCAGATTTCAGGTCAACGACCGCGTCTTCGCCATGGACGGTTTTGACTGCATCCGCATCCCCGCGATGAAGAACCTCTGGTGCATGCTCAACCTCTGCTTCTTCGCCGAGACCGACACCGACAAGCGCGCCTTCGCCTATCTCGATTCCGTCTGCCTGTCGGGAGAGTTCTGA
- a CDS encoding siderophore-interacting protein: protein MTMLRAETRIALPDPAAVLQPLCAHLLEHEAKVSEADGVTTIGLGDSRAELSAVPGALSVVVEAVDLAGVQGMKLVIASHVVEFSPEGAAPAIRWSGDGAEPMLPPDFRVLTVTGVEQLTPHMRRIRFRGDDLARYDSLEALHVRLFIPPAGLAEPVWPMIGADGLLQSPPPEQRPAIRKYTIREIDVAAGTLAIDFVLHDDAGPGSAFAAGVNIGDRIGMAGPGGRGLKQADRYLFVADETGLPALARMLANLPRQASGLALIEVADANERQALPLPEGFDARWLHRDGAAPGSTTLLTDALATLDWPVGEGSLYLWAACEHAAFREIRAVARRHLRPDIDAHLVVSYWRSGLAEEQHMAEKKQAAKAA from the coding sequence ATGACCATGCTTCGCGCCGAAACGCGTATCGCCTTGCCCGATCCCGCAGCCGTGCTGCAGCCGCTTTGCGCGCACCTGCTCGAGCATGAGGCTAAGGTGAGCGAGGCCGATGGCGTGACGACGATCGGCCTCGGTGACAGCCGGGCCGAGCTGAGCGCGGTGCCGGGTGCGCTGTCCGTCGTCGTCGAGGCGGTCGATCTCGCCGGCGTTCAGGGCATGAAGCTTGTGATCGCGAGCCATGTCGTCGAGTTCTCGCCCGAAGGCGCCGCGCCGGCGATCCGCTGGAGTGGTGACGGCGCCGAGCCGATGCTGCCGCCCGATTTCCGGGTGCTGACCGTGACCGGCGTCGAGCAGCTGACGCCGCATATGCGCCGCATCCGCTTCCGCGGCGACGACCTCGCCCGCTACGACTCGCTGGAGGCGCTGCATGTGCGTCTCTTCATTCCGCCGGCGGGCCTCGCTGAACCGGTCTGGCCAATGATCGGGGCGGATGGCCTGCTGCAATCGCCGCCGCCGGAGCAGCGGCCGGCGATCCGCAAATATACGATCCGCGAGATCGATGTCGCGGCCGGCACGCTCGCCATCGATTTCGTGCTGCATGACGATGCCGGTCCGGGCTCGGCCTTCGCCGCCGGCGTGAATATCGGCGACCGGATCGGCATGGCAGGCCCGGGTGGGCGCGGCCTGAAGCAGGCCGATCGCTACCTCTTCGTCGCCGACGAGACCGGGCTACCGGCGCTGGCGCGCATGCTGGCAAACTTGCCGAGGCAAGCGAGCGGGCTTGCGCTGATCGAGGTCGCCGACGCGAATGAGCGTCAGGCCCTGCCGCTGCCGGAAGGGTTCGATGCCCGCTGGCTCCATCGCGATGGCGCGGCGCCCGGCTCCACGACTCTGCTGACCGACGCGCTGGCGACGCTCGACTGGCCGGTGGGCGAGGGCAGCCTCTATCTCTGGGCTGCCTGCGAGCATGCGGCTTTCCGCGAGATCCGTGCTGTGGCGCGTCGGCATCTGCGCCCCGACATCGATGCTCATCTCGTCGTCAGCTACTGGCGCTCCGGTCTCGCCGAGGAACAGCACATGGCGGAGAAGAAGCAGGCCGCAAAGGCTGCTTGA
- a CDS encoding ABC transporter substrate-binding protein → MIASSLRLATRLLLAVVLLLPILASAAIAEPITVTDLLGRSVTLPGPAKRIVLAQGRQLNALGLIHPDPISLLAGWGADHRRQNPDAYARYLAKFPVIESVPTVGDGATPDGFSFEKTVSLSPDLVILSSSLAGTRRGPGDLVQRFEAAGIKVAVVDFYLQPMRDTLPSLRILGKLIGREGQAEAYIRFYEERRHLIEERVRSAERPAVFMHAHAGGFDCCPTPGKGTFDDFITAAGGRNIAAAILPGATGQISLEQLLAADPAIYVATGGTHLAKLGGLVLGLGVPRETSAQSFAALLERPGIAALAAVRNRRAYGLWQLFNDTPLHIVAIERLAKWFHPDRFADVDPQATLSEISNRFSAIPLDGPLWIESAGQAKP, encoded by the coding sequence ATGATCGCTTCCTCACTGCGGCTTGCGACACGCCTGCTGCTCGCCGTCGTTCTGCTGCTCCCCATTCTGGCGAGTGCAGCGATCGCCGAGCCGATCACGGTCACCGATCTGCTCGGGCGCAGCGTTACCTTACCCGGCCCGGCGAAGCGGATCGTGCTGGCGCAAGGACGCCAGCTCAACGCCCTCGGCCTGATCCATCCTGACCCGATCAGCCTGCTGGCCGGCTGGGGCGCCGATCATCGCCGCCAGAATCCTGACGCCTATGCCCGCTACCTCGCCAAGTTCCCGGTGATCGAGTCTGTGCCGACCGTCGGCGATGGCGCGACGCCGGACGGCTTCTCCTTCGAGAAGACGGTGTCGCTGTCACCGGACTTGGTGATCCTCAGCTCGTCGCTCGCCGGTACGCGGCGCGGACCGGGCGATCTCGTTCAGCGTTTCGAGGCGGCCGGCATCAAGGTCGCCGTCGTCGATTTCTACCTGCAGCCGATGCGCGACACGCTGCCGAGCCTGCGCATCCTCGGCAAGCTGATCGGCCGCGAGGGCCAGGCCGAGGCCTATATCCGCTTCTACGAGGAGCGCCGGCACCTGATCGAGGAGCGCGTGCGCAGCGCGGAGCGTCCGGCTGTCTTCATGCATGCCCATGCCGGCGGCTTCGATTGCTGCCCGACGCCGGGCAAAGGCACGTTCGACGACTTCATCACCGCAGCTGGCGGCCGCAACATCGCCGCCGCGATCCTGCCGGGCGCGACCGGGCAGATCAGCCTCGAGCAGCTCCTGGCCGCCGATCCCGCGATCTATGTCGCGACCGGTGGGACGCATCTGGCCAAGCTGGGCGGTCTCGTTCTCGGACTAGGCGTCCCCCGCGAGACCTCAGCGCAGAGCTTCGCTGCCCTGCTGGAACGGCCCGGCATCGCTGCGCTCGCAGCGGTACGCAATCGCCGCGCTTACGGGCTCTGGCAGCTGTTCAACGACACCCCGCTCCACATCGTCGCCATCGAGCGATTGGCGAAATGGTTCCACCCGGATCGCTTCGCCGATGTCGACCCGCAGGCGACGCTGTCTGAGATATCCAACCGTTTCTCGGCGATCCCGCTCGACGGTCCGCTCTGGATCGAGAGCGCCGGCCAGGCAAAGCCCTGA
- a CDS encoding alpha/beta hydrolase, protein MLRPERFAFEGYPAPALRPVELPHTHSLAFTSPGGAEYRLLVAIPPELAPASGFPVLVLVDGDALFATALSAARLQAGRTEVTGVSPAIILGIGYPGAAPFDAERRRQDLLPTDGGADRFLDLIAGEILTLIEGLAPVDRAHLSLVGHSFGGLFALHALFARPGLFRSHVAGSPSIWWDERTILATRERFLNSPATTALPRLLITVGGEEQSSDERRDPQRAARLRMARMIDNAAEMAEVLTACGRVDCEHFVFTGENHISVLPAMLSRGVAFTLGDGGKVPA, encoded by the coding sequence ATGCTGCGGCCGGAACGATTTGCCTTCGAGGGATATCCAGCCCCGGCGCTCCGGCCGGTCGAGCTGCCGCACACGCACAGCCTCGCCTTCACCTCGCCAGGAGGAGCCGAGTACCGGCTGCTGGTCGCGATCCCGCCCGAGCTGGCCCCGGCCAGCGGCTTCCCGGTGTTGGTTCTCGTCGACGGTGATGCGCTGTTTGCGACGGCGTTGTCCGCTGCACGGCTGCAGGCTGGCCGGACCGAGGTGACGGGCGTCAGCCCAGCGATCATCCTCGGCATCGGCTATCCCGGGGCTGCGCCCTTCGATGCCGAGCGGCGCCGGCAAGACCTCTTGCCGACGGACGGCGGTGCCGACCGCTTCCTCGATCTGATCGCCGGCGAAATCCTCACCCTGATCGAAGGGCTCGCGCCTGTCGATCGCGCGCACCTGTCGCTGGTCGGCCATTCCTTCGGCGGGTTGTTCGCGCTGCACGCGCTGTTCGCGCGCCCGGGCCTGTTCCGCAGCCATGTCGCCGGCAGCCCGTCGATCTGGTGGGACGAGCGCACCATCCTCGCTACGCGCGAGCGCTTCCTGAATTCGCCCGCGACGACGGCCTTGCCACGCCTGCTGATCACCGTCGGCGGCGAGGAGCAGAGCAGCGACGAGCGACGCGATCCGCAGCGGGCTGCGCGGCTGCGCATGGCCCGCATGATCGACAATGCTGCCGAAATGGCAGAGGTGCTGACGGCATGCGGGCGTGTCGATTGCGAGCACTTCGTCTTCACCGGCGAGAACCATATCTCGGTCCTCCCGGCCATGCTGTCACGTGGCGTCGCTTTCACCCTCGGCGATGGCGGAAAGGTCCCGGCATGA
- a CDS encoding TonB-dependent siderophore receptor, with protein sequence MTGVFITGNRAALAAGVAFGAIIAAWSGEALAQAAGGISLDTIEVQGERANGPVNGYVARRSESATKTDTPLIETPQSVTVVTRDQMDDQGVQSVSQALRYSSSVLGETRLSMGRYDSVFIRGFGGAGTGAGFVNFLDGLRLQRGVNFLVPSVDPWGLERVEVIRGPASVTFGQVKPGGLIEMVSKRPRDVAHGEVQLQFGSFERKQLAFDIGGPVTPDKTVLYRIVGLGRAADTQVDFTKEERLYIAPSVTFQPNAATSLTLLTSFQRDPETGFYGFIPSVGTALPNRNGRIRSNFFPGEPGYEGYSRNHLTAGYAFEHRFNDVLSFRQNVRYSDLESRFRTVAAASLGADQRTLARRVTASNEKAKTFGIDNQLQADFRTGALTHKVLFGVDGYWSDGTAYTGAGGTVQTLDAFNPVYGRLPFAVPALPGTGQAQQQYGVYIQDQIKLDRLSLVVGGRFDRAMARTRNLVNGALTKQDDFANTGRVALMYNFDNGFAPYASYSTSFEPVAGTTFRGVAFKPTEGEQYEAGFKYQPPGTNAFLQAALYQLTQANVQTADLANPGFQIQTGEVRARGVEVEARATVFDNLDLVAAYTFTDAEVTRSAGVDLGKQPTVVPRHMASLWAHYTFKTGLFSGLGLGAGVRYVGKGAGDPGNTFFTDDYTLVDAAISYDLGAANAAMKGWKVQVNAQNLFDKEYVAGCYGAVQCSFGMRRTVLATLSYRW encoded by the coding sequence ATGACTGGGGTTTTCATCACCGGCAATCGCGCGGCATTGGCTGCCGGCGTCGCGTTCGGTGCCATCATCGCAGCCTGGTCTGGCGAAGCACTGGCGCAGGCTGCAGGCGGGATCAGTCTTGATACGATCGAGGTCCAGGGCGAGCGTGCCAACGGGCCAGTCAACGGCTATGTCGCCCGGCGCAGCGAGAGCGCGACCAAGACCGACACACCGCTGATCGAGACGCCGCAATCGGTCACCGTCGTCACCCGCGACCAGATGGACGACCAAGGCGTCCAGAGCGTCAGTCAGGCGCTGCGCTATTCGTCGAGCGTGCTCGGCGAGACGCGCCTGTCGATGGGCCGCTATGACAGCGTCTTCATCCGCGGCTTCGGCGGTGCCGGCACCGGCGCCGGCTTTGTCAACTTTCTCGACGGCCTGCGGCTGCAGCGCGGTGTCAACTTCCTGGTGCCGAGCGTAGACCCCTGGGGGCTGGAGCGTGTCGAGGTCATCCGCGGCCCGGCTTCGGTGACCTTCGGCCAGGTCAAGCCCGGCGGCCTGATCGAGATGGTGAGCAAGCGTCCGCGCGATGTCGCGCATGGCGAAGTCCAGCTTCAGTTCGGCAGTTTCGAGCGCAAGCAGCTCGCCTTCGACATCGGCGGGCCGGTGACGCCGGACAAGACCGTGCTCTACCGCATCGTCGGGCTCGGCCGCGCCGCCGACACCCAGGTCGATTTCACCAAGGAGGAGCGCCTCTACATCGCGCCCTCCGTCACCTTCCAGCCCAATGCCGCGACGAGCCTGACGCTGCTGACCTCGTTCCAGCGCGATCCTGAGACCGGGTTCTACGGCTTCATCCCGTCGGTCGGCACCGCGCTGCCGAACCGCAACGGCCGCATCCGCAGTAACTTCTTCCCGGGCGAGCCCGGCTATGAGGGCTACAGCCGAAACCATCTGACGGCGGGCTACGCCTTCGAGCATCGCTTCAACGACGTCCTCAGCTTCCGCCAGAACGTCCGCTATTCGGATCTGGAATCACGCTTCCGCACGGTCGCGGCCGCTTCGCTCGGAGCCGACCAGCGCACCCTGGCGCGCCGCGTCACCGCCTCCAACGAGAAAGCCAAGACCTTCGGCATCGACAACCAGCTCCAGGCCGATTTCCGCACCGGCGCGCTGACCCACAAGGTGCTGTTCGGCGTCGACGGCTATTGGAGCGACGGTACCGCTTACACGGGCGCCGGCGGCACGGTGCAGACACTCGACGCCTTCAACCCGGTCTATGGCCGCTTGCCCTTCGCGGTCCCGGCGTTGCCGGGCACCGGGCAGGCTCAGCAGCAATATGGCGTCTACATCCAGGACCAGATCAAGCTCGACCGGCTCTCGCTGGTGGTCGGTGGCCGCTTCGACCGGGCGATGGCGCGCACGCGCAACCTCGTCAATGGTGCGCTGACCAAGCAAGACGATTTCGCCAATACCGGCCGTGTCGCGCTGATGTACAATTTCGATAACGGCTTTGCGCCCTATGCGAGCTATTCGACCTCGTTCGAACCGGTCGCGGGCACGACATTCCGCGGCGTCGCGTTCAAGCCGACCGAGGGCGAGCAGTACGAGGCCGGTTTCAAGTACCAGCCGCCAGGTACCAATGCCTTCCTGCAGGCGGCGCTCTACCAGCTGACCCAGGCCAATGTGCAGACGGCGGACCTCGCCAATCCCGGCTTCCAGATCCAGACCGGCGAGGTCAGGGCGCGCGGCGTCGAGGTCGAGGCGCGGGCGACGGTCTTCGACAATCTCGATCTCGTCGCGGCCTATACCTTTACCGACGCCGAGGTGACCAGGAGCGCCGGCGTCGATCTTGGCAAGCAGCCGACCGTGGTGCCGCGCCACATGGCCTCGCTCTGGGCGCACTACACTTTCAAGACCGGCCTGTTCTCGGGGCTCGGGCTCGGAGCCGGCGTGCGTTATGTCGGCAAGGGTGCCGGCGATCCCGGCAACACCTTCTTCACCGACGACTACACGCTGGTCGATGCCGCGATCAGCTATGATCTCGGCGCTGCCAATGCTGCGATGAAGGGCTGGAAGGTGCAGGTCAACGCCCAGAACCTGTTCGACAAGGAGTATGTCGCCGGCTGCTACGGTGCCGTGCAGTGCTCCTTCGGCATGCGCCGGACCGTGCTCGCCACCTTGTCCTATCGCTGGTGA
- a CDS encoding helix-turn-helix transcriptional regulator, with product MGIPLFSRQLSLSAGYFPVPEGERIVGPMRRGLKIAVMLDGRQSLEIDDRPAVLVRGPALLVAANGGDHVQQRTGLSGGVVRCVLMQFDLDFVEREFEAPMQQLFALAGAEDAGIWVRPADADLCALALQIAKCPVAKPLRRLYLAGKALELTAVALDRIVGQPPLRPARLSARTREQVHAARDMLVVAMQEPPSLAELARATGLNPTKLTSAFRAEFGDSVFGYLQELRLQRAHALIAEGEASIAEAAFRVGYTPAHFSGLFRKRFGMSPSALR from the coding sequence GTGGGTATTCCGCTGTTCTCGCGGCAGCTATCGCTGTCGGCGGGCTACTTTCCAGTGCCGGAGGGCGAGCGGATCGTTGGGCCGATGCGCCGGGGCTTGAAGATCGCGGTCATGCTGGATGGGCGACAATCCCTGGAGATCGATGACCGGCCCGCCGTCCTCGTCCGCGGTCCGGCCCTGCTGGTCGCTGCGAATGGCGGCGATCATGTCCAGCAACGCACTGGCCTTAGCGGCGGCGTGGTCCGCTGCGTCCTGATGCAGTTCGACCTCGATTTCGTCGAGCGGGAATTCGAGGCCCCGATGCAGCAATTGTTCGCGCTCGCCGGAGCCGAGGATGCCGGGATTTGGGTGCGTCCGGCCGATGCCGACCTGTGTGCGCTCGCCCTCCAGATCGCCAAATGTCCCGTGGCCAAGCCGCTGCGGCGGCTCTATCTCGCCGGAAAAGCGCTGGAGCTTACCGCTGTGGCGCTCGACCGGATCGTCGGTCAGCCGCCTTTGCGCCCGGCGCGGCTATCGGCCCGGACGCGCGAGCAGGTTCACGCGGCCCGCGACATGCTCGTCGTTGCGATGCAGGAGCCGCCGAGCCTCGCCGAGCTTGCCCGCGCCACCGGCCTCAACCCGACCAAGCTGACCTCTGCCTTCCGTGCCGAGTTCGGCGACAGCGTCTTCGGCTATCTGCAGGAGCTGCGGCTGCAGCGGGCGCACGCGCTGATTGCCGAAGGTGAGGCGAGCATCGCCGAGGCCGCCTTCCGCGTCGGCTATACGCCGGCGCATTTCTCCGGCCTGTTCCGCAAGCGCTTCGGCATGTCGCCAAGCGCGCTGCGTTGA
- a CDS encoding ABC transporter ATP-binding protein, with protein sequence MTLLTARDQDRSGIAALLPGAEANPPPLLALNNFSVAFEGAHGPVPVVRGIDLKLAPGEALGIVGESGCGKSVTWLAALRLLGRGVATSGEVLLKGQDITRLPERALASIRGGRIGLIFQDPTSSLNPVQRIGTQLTEVLRLHRGLRGDAAHREALRLLDRVGIADAPRRLRQYPHEFSGGMNQRVMIALALAGEPEVLIADEPTTALDATIQAQILDLIRDIRRESGMGLVLISHDIGVVADLCDRVAVMYAGRVVETAATQDLLSRPRHPYTRGLLAALPTLGGPRQRLTPIAGTVPAPDRMPPGCAFAPRCSLAIEDCRSETPALVLAAQDQRAACLRLAETAMAPTAHEPAPAGAFA encoded by the coding sequence ATGACGCTCCTGACCGCCCGCGACCAAGATCGCTCCGGCATCGCCGCGCTGCTGCCCGGCGCGGAGGCGAATCCGCCGCCGCTGCTGGCGCTGAACAATTTCTCGGTCGCCTTCGAGGGAGCCCACGGCCCCGTCCCGGTCGTGCGCGGTATTGACCTCAAGCTCGCGCCCGGCGAAGCGCTTGGGATTGTCGGGGAATCGGGCTGCGGCAAGAGCGTGACCTGGCTCGCGGCCTTGCGTCTGCTCGGCCGCGGTGTCGCGACCTCTGGCGAGGTCCTGCTCAAGGGGCAGGATATCACCCGCCTGCCGGAGCGCGCTCTGGCGAGCATACGCGGCGGACGCATCGGGCTGATCTTCCAGGATCCGACCAGCTCGCTCAACCCGGTGCAGCGGATCGGCACGCAGCTCACGGAAGTGCTGCGGCTGCATCGCGGACTCAGAGGCGACGCGGCCCATCGCGAAGCGTTGCGCCTGCTCGATCGCGTCGGCATCGCCGATGCACCGCGGCGGCTGCGGCAGTATCCGCACGAATTCTCAGGTGGCATGAACCAGCGCGTGATGATCGCGCTGGCGCTCGCCGGCGAGCCCGAGGTGCTGATTGCCGATGAGCCGACCACGGCGCTCGATGCGACGATCCAGGCGCAGATCCTCGACCTGATCCGCGACATCCGCCGCGAGAGCGGCATGGGGCTGGTGCTGATCTCGCACGATATCGGCGTCGTCGCCGATCTCTGCGACCGCGTCGCGGTGATGTATGCCGGCCGCGTCGTCGAGACCGCCGCGACGCAAGACCTGCTCAGCCGGCCGCGCCATCCCTATACGCGCGGCCTGCTCGCCGCCCTGCCGACACTCGGCGGCCCGCGCCAACGGCTGACGCCGATCGCCGGCACCGTTCCCGCCCCCGACAGGATGCCGCCGGGCTGCGCCTTCGCGCCACGCTGTTCGCTGGCTATCGAGGACTGCCGAAGCGAGACGCCCGCTCTCGTGCTGGCGGCGCAGGACCAACGCGCCGCCTGCCTGCGCCTCGCCGAGACCGCGATGGCGCCAACGGCGCATGAGCCTGCACCCGCGGGAGCGTTCGCATGA
- a CDS encoding ABC transporter ATP-binding protein encodes MSPLLRVSDLARHYPAATATGQKRMLHAVDGVSFTLAAGKTLGVVGESGCGKSTTARLVLGLLPATRGRIDFTGEPVNATRDRRWRALRRRMQLVHQDPLAALDRRLPVGEQIVEPLVIHGLEAGAEARRQKALALFEAVGLRPDLFQRYPHELSGGQRQRVVLARALILGPELLVCDEPISALDVSVAAQVINLLQDLQARFGMAYLFISHDLKVVRQIADEVAVMYLGKIVEQGPPEALFHTPTHPYTEALVSAVPTLQRGTRERIILRGDPPNPVDRPSGCAFHPRCPRAITRCREEAPTLRPASDGRLAACHLVPLAADARAAAA; translated from the coding sequence ATGAGCCCGCTCCTTCGGGTCAGCGACCTCGCACGGCATTATCCGGCCGCGACGGCAACGGGGCAGAAGCGGATGCTCCATGCGGTCGACGGCGTGAGCTTCACCCTCGCCGCCGGCAAGACACTTGGCGTCGTCGGGGAATCCGGCTGCGGCAAGTCAACCACGGCGAGGCTGGTGCTCGGCCTGCTGCCGGCGACGCGCGGACGGATCGACTTCACCGGCGAGCCGGTCAACGCGACGCGTGATCGCCGCTGGCGGGCGCTGCGCCGGCGGATGCAGCTGGTGCATCAGGATCCGCTCGCGGCTCTCGACCGGCGGCTTCCCGTCGGCGAGCAGATTGTCGAGCCGCTCGTCATCCACGGTCTCGAAGCAGGTGCCGAGGCCCGGCGGCAGAAGGCGCTCGCGCTATTCGAAGCGGTCGGCTTAAGGCCGGACCTGTTCCAGCGCTATCCGCACGAGCTGTCGGGCGGGCAGCGCCAGCGCGTCGTGCTGGCCCGGGCACTGATCCTCGGTCCTGAGCTTTTGGTCTGTGACGAGCCGATCTCGGCGCTCGATGTCTCGGTCGCGGCCCAGGTGATCAATCTCCTGCAAGATCTGCAGGCGCGCTTCGGCATGGCCTATCTGTTCATCAGCCACGACCTGAAGGTGGTCCGGCAGATCGCCGACGAAGTCGCGGTGATGTATCTCGGCAAGATCGTCGAGCAGGGCCCGCCGGAGGCGCTGTTCCATACGCCGACCCACCCTTACACCGAGGCGCTGGTCTCGGCCGTGCCGACGCTCCAGCGCGGCACGCGCGAGCGCATCATCCTGCGCGGCGACCCGCCCAATCCGGTCGACCGGCCATCGGGTTGCGCCTTCCATCCGCGCTGCCCACGCGCCATCACCCGCTGCCGCGAGGAGGCGCCGACGCTGCGCCCAGCGAGCGACGGGCGACTGGCCGCCTGCCATCTGGTACCGCTAGCTGCCGACGCCCGAGCGGCTGCCGCCTGA